A stretch of Triticum aestivum cultivar Chinese Spring chromosome 1D, IWGSC CS RefSeq v2.1, whole genome shotgun sequence DNA encodes these proteins:
- the LOC123162110 gene encoding coniferyl alcohol acyltransferase-like — translation MAVDGFGEVGIRVVSRRLVKASDPSIQPQVVPLSNLDLYVGNVQVAILCLYPKPPAGRDFAGVVATFESLLPALLNEFYPFAGRIGTNPSSGLPELLCQNQGAELVVGEVRVALGSLDYGLADKSLKKLMLPYAEDVTFSVQLLSFACGSFSVLWATNHLVGDGHDNIRFLRMWSELARTGKIVADGGDGKLSHDRSVFRPRNPPSYRASLATDLTTFDPRRLVNVLTAHDSFVDRLYYIDAADIARLREMASTKLQRSSRVQAVSAYLWKVLAGVVAASRVPEERCRMGWWVSARRRLTSPDLASAMRNYFGNVTTYAYGDATLEEIQRKSLAEVAAMAREPVASVNYDEYIQDLVDFVEVHKGQGLMETAVVGLGSPTLSQSVFDSFPLDTDFGFGQAALAMPISDFANLCSAYLSISARPAGDGSWLVSAYIWPRLAAALEADEQHIFKPLTADYLGLTAC, via the coding sequence ATGGCTGTAGATGGGTTTGGCGAGGTGGGCATTCGTGTGGTGAGTCGCCGGCTGGTGAAGGCATCCGACCCCTCCATCCAACCGCAGGTGGTGCCCCTCTCCAACCTCGACCTGTACGTCGGCAACGTACAAGTCGCCATACTATGCCTCTATCCCAAGCCTCCGGCGGGCAGGGATTTCGCCGGCGTGGTGGCCACCTTCGAGTCCTTGCTGCCGGCTTTACTCAACGAGTTCTACCCTTTCGCCGGCCGCATCGGCACCAACCCAAGCTCAGGCCTCCCCGAGCTGCTCTGCCAGAACCAGGGCGCAGAGCTGGTCGTGGGAGAGGTCCGCGTCGCTCTGGGGAGCCTGGACTACGGCCTGGCGGACAAGTCCCTGAAGAAGCTGATGCTCCCGTACGCGGAGGACGTCACCTTCTCGGTGCAGCTGCTATCCTTCGCCTGCGGCAGCTTCTCCGTGCTGTGGGCAACCAACCACCTCGTCGGCGACGGCCATGACAACATCAGGTTCCTGCGGATGTGGTCTGAGCTCGCACGAACGGGCAAAATCGTCGCCGACGGCGGGGACGGAAAGCTAAGCCACGACCGCTCGGTGTTCCGCCCTCGCAACCCGCCGTCATACAGAGCCTCGCTCGCCACCGACCTAACGACGTTCGACCCGCGCCGGCTGGTAAACGTCCTGACGGCCCACGACAGCTTCGTCGACCGCCTCTACTACATCGACGCGGCCGACATCGCCAGGCTGCGCGAGATGGCGAGCACCAAGCTGCAGCGCTCGTCACGCGTCCAGGCCGTGTCCGCGTACCTGTGGAAGGTCCTCGCCGGCGTGGTTGCCGCTTCCCGCGTGCCCGAGGAGCGCTGCCGCATGGGGTGGTGGGTGAGCGCGCGCCGTCGTCTCACGTCGCCTGACCTCGCCTCTGCGATGCGCAACTACTTCGGCAACGTCACGACCTATGCCTACGGGGACGCGACGCTGGAGGAGATCCAGCGCAAGTCGCTCGCGGAGGTGGCGGCCATGGCGCGGGAGCCGGTCGCCTCCGTCAACTACGACGAGTACATCCAGGATCTGGTGGACTTCGTGGAGGTGCACAAGGGACAAGGGCTGATGGAGACGGCCGTCGTCGGGCTGGGCAGCCCGACCCTAAGCCAGTCCGTGTTCGACTCATTCCCACTCGACACCGACTTCGGCTTCGGCCAAGCTGCTCTCGCCATGCCCATCTCCGACTTCGCCAACCTCTGCTCAGCCTACCTGTCCATCAGCGCGCGGCCGGCAGGCGACGGCTCCTGGCTCGTCAGTGCCTACATATGGCCGCGTCTCGCCGCCGCCCTCGAGGCCGATGAGCAGCACATCTTCAAGCCTCTCACGGCGGACTACCTTGGCCTCACAGCCTGCTAG